In Bacillus toyonensis BCT-7112, a single window of DNA contains:
- the hisA gene encoding 1-(5-phosphoribosyl)-5-[(5-phosphoribosylamino)methylideneamino]imidazole-4-carboxamide isomerase: MEIFPAIDLKEGRCVRLYQGEFSKETVMNEDPVAQAIIFEKLGAKILHIVDLDGAIAGESLNLFIIERICRAVRIPVQVGGGIRSLVAVEKLLLAGVEKVILGTAALYDKSFLEEAVRLYKEKIIVGIDAKNGFVATRGWLDVSEISYIHLAKQMESIGVQTIVFTDISRDGTLAGPNFEQLGLLQKSVGIRLIASGGVASIQDVKRLNDMNIHGVIIGKALYENTIDLEEVLEVTKLC, from the coding sequence AGAAACGGTTATGAATGAAGATCCGGTTGCGCAAGCGATCATATTTGAAAAGCTTGGAGCGAAAATATTACACATTGTTGATTTAGACGGTGCAATTGCTGGAGAGTCTTTAAATTTGTTTATCATTGAAAGAATATGCAGGGCGGTACGTATTCCTGTGCAAGTTGGAGGAGGGATTCGATCGCTTGTAGCAGTGGAGAAGTTATTGTTAGCAGGTGTAGAAAAAGTCATTTTAGGAACAGCTGCTCTTTATGATAAGTCATTTTTAGAGGAAGCAGTTCGGCTATATAAAGAGAAAATAATTGTTGGAATTGATGCGAAAAATGGTTTCGTAGCAACGAGAGGTTGGCTTGATGTGTCTGAAATTTCTTATATTCATTTAGCGAAGCAAATGGAGAGTATAGGTGTTCAAACGATTGTATTTACAGACATCTCGAGAGATGGGACACTTGCAGGACCAAATTTTGAGCAATTAGGGTTACTGCAAAAAAGTGTGGGTATTCGTCTCATTGCTTCTGGAGGAGTGGCGTCTATTCAAGATGTGAAAAGGTTAAATGATATGAATATACATGGTGTTATCATTGGTAAGGCTCTTTACGAGAATACAATTGATTTAGAAGAAGTGCTAGAGGTAACAAAGCTATGTTAG
- the hisF gene encoding imidazole glycerol phosphate synthase subunit HisF, whose translation MLAKRIIPCLDVKEGRVVKGVNFIGLQDVGDPVEIAALYNDAGADEIVFLDITATHEGRKTMIDVVEKTASKIFIPLTVGGGISNVQDIYNLLRAGADKISINSAAVRNPKLIQEGAEHFGSQCIVVAIDARKVAEGKWNVYVNGGRVDTGMDAIEWAKHAVQLGAGEILLTSMDADGTKDGYDLQLTEAISSSVSVPVIASGGCGHADHIIEVFKKTTVDAALAASIFHYGEETVQDVKRKLREANVEVRL comes from the coding sequence ATGTTAGCGAAACGAATTATTCCATGTCTAGATGTGAAAGAAGGGCGAGTCGTAAAGGGTGTAAATTTTATAGGATTACAAGATGTCGGTGATCCTGTTGAAATAGCGGCTTTATATAATGATGCGGGAGCAGATGAAATTGTATTTTTAGATATTACTGCGACACATGAAGGGCGAAAAACGATGATAGATGTTGTAGAAAAAACTGCCTCAAAAATATTTATTCCTCTTACAGTAGGTGGGGGGATTTCTAATGTTCAAGATATATACAATCTGCTACGAGCCGGTGCGGATAAAATTTCAATTAATTCAGCAGCAGTACGGAATCCAAAACTAATTCAGGAAGGTGCAGAACATTTTGGCTCGCAATGTATTGTTGTAGCAATCGATGCTAGAAAAGTAGCAGAAGGTAAATGGAATGTATACGTTAATGGCGGGAGGGTTGATACAGGAATGGATGCAATCGAATGGGCGAAGCACGCCGTACAATTAGGGGCAGGAGAAATTTTGCTAACGAGTATGGATGCAGATGGAACGAAGGATGGATACGATCTTCAGTTAACAGAAGCAATTTCAAGTAGCGTTTCCGTCCCGGTAATTGCATCAGGAGGATGTGGTCATGCGGATCACATTATAGAGGTATTTAAAAAGACAACAGTCGACGCAGCGCTAGCAGCATCAATCTTTCATTATGGTGAAGAGACTGTGCAGGATGTAAAGAGAAAATTAAGAGAAGCAAACGTTGAGGTGCGACTATGA
- the hisI gene encoding phosphoribosyl-AMP cyclohydrolase, with the protein MKPNFSKGLLPAVVIEEDTKEVLMLAYMNEEAYEKTLETKRTWFYSRSRQSLWNKGETSGNMQYVQSLYLDCDQDSIVVVVKQVGPACHTGEKTCFHYKVI; encoded by the coding sequence ATGAAGCCTAACTTCTCAAAAGGGTTATTACCAGCAGTGGTGATAGAGGAAGATACGAAAGAAGTTTTAATGCTCGCTTACATGAATGAAGAAGCGTATGAAAAGACGTTAGAAACAAAAAGGACGTGGTTTTATTCTCGCTCAAGACAATCGTTATGGAATAAAGGAGAAACATCGGGCAATATGCAGTATGTTCAATCCCTTTATTTAGATTGTGATCAAGATTCAATTGTAGTTGTTGTAAAGCAAGTAGGACCTGCTTGTCATACGGGAGAGAAAACATGTTTTCATTATAAAGTTATATAG
- the hisE gene encoding phosphoribosyl-ATP diphosphatase, with translation MEDVLKLLFETIEDRKENPVPESYTNYLFSKGEDKILKKIGEECSEVIIASKNNDKKELVKEMVDVFYHCFVLLTEKNISLEDVMEEVKERNGKLSRVGERKEIDTL, from the coding sequence ATGGAAGATGTCCTTAAATTATTATTTGAAACAATTGAAGACCGAAAGGAAAATCCAGTGCCAGAATCATATACAAATTATTTATTTTCAAAAGGAGAAGATAAAATTTTAAAGAAAATTGGGGAAGAGTGCTCTGAAGTGATCATTGCTTCTAAAAATAATGATAAAAAAGAACTAGTAAAAGAAATGGTTGATGTGTTTTATCACTGTTTTGTTCTATTAACCGAAAAAAACATTTCACTAGAAGATGTTATGGAAGAAGTGAAAGAAAGAAATGGAAAGCTTTCGAGAGTAGGGGAACGAAAAGAAATAGATACGTTATAA
- a CDS encoding histidinol phosphate phosphatase domain-containing protein — protein MKVDYHLHLEEGPYSIGWLAKINETLQYYEPLQEERHSIEWLMKTQERLQRRVKEGPFTAKWIDLYLEEALRKGIKEVGIVDHLYRFHESKVYYEKYVNISDSKLGRLQKEWLDQVRVVSLYDFTKSIEEAKERWSKRGVTLKLGIEADYFIGCEEELKELLALGDFDYVIGSVHFLNGWGFDNPDTKEYFEEHDLHILYDTFFKTVESAVRSELFDIIAHLDNIKVFNYRLDENEQLSYYKKIARALVETNTATEINAGLYYRYPVREMCPSPLYLQVLAKHGVPITISSDAHYPNDLGKYVKENVQTLRNHGITHIATFTKRARVMRLLEEEVTIIK, from the coding sequence ATGAAAGTGGATTATCATCTTCATTTAGAAGAAGGGCCTTATTCAATAGGTTGGCTTGCCAAAATAAATGAAACGCTACAATATTATGAGCCGCTTCAAGAAGAAAGACATTCTATCGAATGGCTTATGAAGACGCAAGAACGCCTGCAAAGACGTGTGAAGGAAGGACCATTTACAGCGAAATGGATTGATTTATATTTAGAAGAGGCATTGCGAAAAGGTATAAAAGAAGTTGGGATTGTGGATCATTTATACCGCTTTCATGAGTCGAAAGTATATTATGAAAAATATGTGAATATTAGTGATTCGAAGCTTGGGCGTTTACAGAAGGAATGGTTAGACCAAGTAAGAGTAGTTTCACTATACGATTTTACAAAGTCGATTGAAGAGGCGAAAGAACGATGGAGTAAAAGAGGCGTTACACTTAAACTTGGAATTGAAGCGGATTATTTTATTGGCTGTGAAGAAGAGCTAAAAGAATTGTTAGCACTAGGAGACTTTGATTATGTAATTGGGTCTGTTCATTTTTTAAACGGCTGGGGGTTTGATAATCCAGATACGAAAGAATATTTTGAAGAGCATGATTTACATATACTATATGATACGTTTTTCAAAACAGTTGAGAGTGCAGTTCGTTCCGAGTTATTTGATATTATAGCCCACCTTGATAACATAAAAGTATTTAATTACAGGTTGGATGAGAATGAACAGCTTTCTTATTATAAGAAAATAGCCCGTGCATTAGTAGAAACTAATACCGCAACAGAAATAAATGCGGGATTGTACTATCGTTATCCTGTACGGGAAATGTGCCCGAGTCCACTGTATTTACAAGTGTTAGCTAAACATGGTGTTCCCATTACTATTTCTTCAGATGCTCATTATCCGAATGATTTAGGGAAATACGTAAAAGAAAATGTGCAAACATTACGAAATCATGGTATTACTCATATCGCAACATTTACGAAACGAGCAAGAGTAATGAGACTACTTGAAGAAGAAGTAACAATTATAAAATGA
- a CDS encoding YozQ family protein, which translates to MAKQQNKQNVQGAQQQAYTSETNAASQSVIEEQISDTVAEGTIDVKLGKESQEKA; encoded by the coding sequence ATGGCGAAACAACAAAATAAACAAAATGTACAAGGTGCACAGCAACAAGCTTATACTTCTGAAACGAATGCTGCATCTCAATCAGTTATTGAGGAGCAAATTAGCGATACAGTTGCAGAAGGAACAATTGATGTAAAGCTCGGAAAAGAATCGCAGGAAAAAGCGTAA
- a CDS encoding 2-hydroxyacid dehydrogenase family protein, translating into MAKILVAGEIPEIGLELLKDHDVEMYDKEELISLDELTERVKDKDALLSLLSTKVTKEVIDAAPNLKIVANYGAGYDNIDYLHAGEKGITVTNTPKVSTEATAELTFALLLAAARRIPEGDTLCRTTGFNGWAPLFFLGREVHGKTIGVIGLGEIGKAVAKRAKAFGMNVLYTGPNRKLEAEVELEATYVTLEELLQTADFITINCAYNPKLHHMIDEEQFKMMKKTAYIINASRGPIMNELALAYALKTKEIEGAALDVFEFEPKITEELKGLKNVVLAPHVGNATFETRDAMAEMAVRNILAVLNGEDPVTPVNPKVLVTK; encoded by the coding sequence GTGGCAAAAATATTAGTAGCAGGGGAAATTCCAGAAATCGGATTAGAACTATTAAAAGATCATGATGTAGAAATGTATGATAAAGAAGAGTTAATTTCTTTAGATGAATTAACAGAGCGTGTAAAAGATAAAGATGCATTGTTAAGCTTACTTTCTACAAAGGTGACGAAAGAAGTTATAGATGCGGCACCTAATTTAAAGATTGTTGCAAACTATGGTGCTGGCTACGATAATATTGATTACTTGCATGCAGGAGAAAAAGGGATTACGGTAACGAATACACCGAAAGTATCAACTGAAGCGACAGCAGAATTAACATTTGCACTTCTTTTAGCAGCAGCACGTAGAATCCCTGAAGGAGATACGTTATGTCGTACAACTGGATTTAACGGATGGGCGCCATTATTTTTCTTGGGCCGCGAAGTACACGGTAAGACAATTGGAGTTATCGGTCTTGGCGAAATCGGGAAGGCAGTTGCAAAGCGTGCGAAAGCATTTGGAATGAACGTTTTATATACAGGACCAAATCGTAAGCTTGAAGCTGAAGTTGAACTAGAAGCGACATATGTAACATTAGAAGAGCTGTTACAAACGGCAGATTTTATTACAATTAACTGTGCCTATAATCCAAAATTACATCATATGATCGATGAAGAACAGTTTAAAATGATGAAGAAGACAGCATATATTATAAATGCTTCGCGTGGACCAATTATGAATGAATTAGCACTTGCTTATGCATTAAAAACGAAAGAAATTGAAGGAGCAGCTCTTGACGTATTTGAATTTGAACCGAAAATTACGGAAGAACTAAAAGGATTAAAGAATGTGGTGCTTGCTCCTCACGTAGGGAATGCAACATTCGAAACTCGTGATGCGATGGCTGAAATGGCAGTAAGAAATATTTTAGCTGTATTAAACGGTGAAGACCCTGTAACACCTGTAAATCCAAAAGTATTAGTTACAAAATAA
- the pssA gene encoding CDP-diacylglycerol--serine O-phosphatidyltransferase, with amino-acid sequence MYRAAIPNLFTLGNLYSGFLSIGYASLGYYKSAAILVLIGMMLDSLDGRVARLLRVDSQMGKELDSLADVVTFGAAPAVLMYYTSFSNYGIIGLYIAGLFPLFGAYRLARFNVTPSSTSMKYFTGVPITAAGGLVAFLTLFSHTIPKIVLITVFVTFAFLMVSRIRIPSLKDVPIPRYSIIITLFLVGIIITMYQTGIGNFSVFLFIAIPLYILYMLSQFIRQRPSNKANKEK; translated from the coding sequence TTGTATAGAGCAGCTATTCCAAACTTATTTACGCTCGGAAATTTATATAGCGGATTTTTATCAATCGGCTATGCATCTTTAGGATATTATAAATCAGCTGCTATTTTAGTACTTATCGGGATGATGTTAGATAGTCTTGATGGTCGTGTTGCTCGTTTATTACGCGTTGATTCACAAATGGGAAAAGAGCTTGATTCACTCGCAGATGTCGTAACATTTGGTGCAGCACCAGCTGTTTTAATGTATTACACATCTTTCTCAAACTACGGAATCATCGGATTATACATAGCGGGATTATTCCCTCTTTTCGGAGCATATCGTTTAGCACGATTTAATGTAACACCATCTTCTACTTCAATGAAATATTTCACTGGAGTACCGATTACAGCAGCGGGAGGGCTTGTTGCTTTCTTAACATTATTTTCACATACCATTCCCAAAATCGTTCTTATTACAGTCTTTGTAACGTTCGCATTTTTAATGGTGAGTCGTATTCGTATCCCAAGTTTAAAAGATGTACCAATTCCAAGATATAGCATCATTATTACATTATTTTTAGTTGGAATCATTATCACAATGTATCAAACAGGGATCGGGAATTTTTCTGTTTTCTTATTCATTGCTATTCCACTATATATTTTGTATATGCTATCTCAATTTATTAGACAAAGACCGTCTAATAAAGCGAATAAAGAAAAATAA
- a CDS encoding LTA synthase family protein, which yields MLQHLFPKLRFALVAVVLLWIKTYIVYKLAFDIKIDNFFEEFMLFINPLAALLLFFGLALFASKHRNRIIIGISFILSFILFGNAMFYGFYNDFVTFPVLFQTNNMADLGTSIKELFTYKTLLLFADAIILMFISRKFPSFGDKTPLSRSEKRTFFSGVTALLALQIVVSVIYKPQMFSRSFDRQTVVKNLGLYTYHLFDITLQSKSSAERVFASGDGFSEIKNYTDAKDKQVDKNLFGAAKGKNVILISMESTQSFVINKKINGKEITPFLNEFIKDSFYFDNFYHQTGQGKTSDAEFIVENSLYPLDRGSVFFTHATNEYTATPEQLKKYGYSSGVFHSNDKTFWNRDVMYPALGYDRYFNLNDYVGTEQMSVGWGLKDKEFFEQSIPKLKSLPQPFYTKFITLTNHFPFLLNPEDQYVDEFNSDSGVLNRYFPTVRYTDEALKLFIKQLKDEGLYDNSVIVIYGDHYGISENHNAAMAQFLGKDAITPFDSMQLQRVPLIIHVPGQEGKTISKVSGQLDIKPTLLHLLGIKTNQSVEFGTDLFIKEKDPLMVMRDGSFVSEDYVYTKNMCYKRNTGEEAAISLCQPYIEKAKTELKLSDKLIYGDLLRFDPNNRYKTGTMTTKFE from the coding sequence ATGCTACAACATCTGTTTCCAAAATTACGATTTGCACTCGTTGCAGTCGTTTTATTATGGATTAAAACATATATTGTGTACAAGCTAGCGTTTGATATTAAAATTGATAACTTCTTTGAAGAATTTATGCTGTTTATTAATCCACTAGCTGCGTTACTTTTATTTTTCGGTTTAGCTTTATTTGCATCTAAGCATCGAAATCGAATTATAATTGGAATTAGTTTTATACTGTCATTTATTTTATTTGGAAATGCAATGTTTTATGGGTTTTATAACGATTTCGTTACCTTCCCGGTTTTATTCCAAACAAATAATATGGCTGATTTAGGGACGAGCATAAAAGAGCTCTTTACGTACAAAACATTACTTTTATTTGCAGATGCAATTATTTTAATGTTTATTTCACGTAAATTCCCATCATTTGGTGATAAAACACCACTTTCACGATCTGAGAAGAGAACTTTCTTTAGCGGTGTAACTGCGTTATTAGCACTACAAATTGTTGTTTCAGTTATTTATAAGCCACAAATGTTCTCACGCTCATTTGACCGTCAAACTGTCGTGAAAAATTTAGGGTTATACACATATCATCTATTTGATATTACGCTTCAATCTAAGTCTTCGGCTGAACGTGTATTCGCAAGTGGCGACGGATTCTCTGAAATTAAAAACTATACAGATGCAAAAGATAAGCAAGTTGATAAAAACTTATTTGGAGCTGCAAAAGGTAAAAATGTAATTTTAATTTCAATGGAATCTACACAAAGTTTTGTTATTAATAAAAAAATAAATGGAAAAGAAATTACTCCATTTTTAAATGAATTTATTAAAGATAGTTTTTATTTCGATAACTTCTATCATCAAACGGGACAAGGTAAAACTTCTGATGCTGAATTTATCGTTGAAAATTCACTTTATCCGTTAGACCGTGGTTCTGTATTCTTTACTCATGCAACAAATGAGTATACTGCCACACCAGAACAATTAAAGAAATACGGATATTCTTCTGGTGTCTTCCATTCAAACGATAAAACGTTTTGGAATCGTGACGTAATGTATCCTGCGCTTGGTTATGACCGTTACTTTAATTTAAATGATTACGTAGGTACGGAACAAATGTCTGTTGGTTGGGGATTAAAAGATAAAGAGTTCTTTGAACAATCTATTCCAAAGTTAAAATCTTTACCGCAACCGTTCTATACAAAATTTATCACTTTAACAAACCATTTTCCATTTCTTCTAAATCCAGAAGATCAATATGTTGATGAGTTTAATTCGGACAGTGGTGTTTTAAACCGTTACTTTCCAACTGTTCGTTACACGGATGAAGCTCTTAAATTATTTATTAAACAGTTAAAAGATGAAGGACTGTATGATAATTCAGTTATTGTCATTTATGGTGATCATTACGGTATTTCTGAAAACCATAACGCAGCTATGGCCCAGTTCCTTGGGAAAGACGCTATTACACCGTTTGATTCTATGCAATTACAACGCGTCCCTCTCATTATTCATGTGCCAGGTCAAGAAGGAAAAACGATTTCTAAAGTATCCGGTCAACTTGATATTAAACCAACGCTCCTTCATTTACTTGGGATTAAAACAAATCAATCCGTTGAATTTGGAACGGACTTATTTATTAAAGAAAAAGATCCACTTATGGTAATGCGTGATGGTAGTTTTGTTTCGGAAGATTATGTTTATACAAAAAACATGTGCTATAAACGAAATACAGGTGAAGAAGCTGCTATATCACTATGTCAGCCGTATATTGAAAAAGCAAAAACAGAATTAAAATTATCCGATAAACTCATTTATGGAGATTTATTACGTTTCGATCCTAACAATCGATATAAAACCGGAACAATGACAACAAAATTTGAATAG
- a CDS encoding DUF3888 domain-containing protein produces MRKLFYLIMCSIFILFASPSVSVAQYDAPLMEDALYSVLFPKINKAIEKQYGSLKPYQCPKIISLKKVYSGTYLFQTVIEVTKYEQIGGKIVPPFEKVTITFNNEEGEWEVTKIIVKRLPNDTKLNCKKTI; encoded by the coding sequence ATGCGAAAATTATTTTATCTTATAATGTGCAGTATTTTTATACTCTTTGCTTCACCGAGTGTATCAGTAGCTCAGTATGATGCACCTCTTATGGAAGATGCACTTTATTCTGTTTTATTTCCGAAAATAAATAAAGCAATTGAAAAACAATATGGGAGTTTGAAACCTTATCAATGTCCTAAAATTATTAGTTTAAAAAAAGTGTATAGTGGTACATATTTATTTCAAACGGTTATTGAAGTGACGAAGTACGAACAGATTGGTGGGAAAATTGTTCCACCATTTGAAAAAGTAACTATTACGTTTAATAATGAAGAAGGCGAATGGGAAGTAACGAAGATAATAGTAAAGCGCTTACCAAATGATACGAAATTAAACTGTAAAAAAACAATATAA
- the lysA gene encoding diaminopimelate decarboxylase, with translation MYLHGTSRINGQGHLEIGGCDTTQLAKQYGTPLYVYDEESIRGKCRAFHRAFKESGFSYQVAYASKAFLCMEMCRVAREENMSLDVVSGGELYTALQAGFPASRIHFHGNNKTEEEIVMALQANIGCFVVDNFLELEVLHDLAMQHGKFVNILIRVTPGVEAHTHEYITTGQEDSKFGFGVSNGQAMQAIGLALQKSNYNVLGIHSHIGSQIFETAGFVRAIEVLRKFLEEVREQTNYVVKVLNVGGGFGIRYTESDTPLTLETYVRAVTSAVREQFTVCEYPLPEIWVEPGRSIVGDAGTTIYTVGSVKEIPGIRKYVSVDGGMTDNLRPALYSARYEAMLANRGNDENEELVSIAGKCCESGDMLIWDINLPKVASSDLLAISCTGAYGYSMANNYNRIRRPAVVFAKGGTSQIVVERETYENIIGNDRIRIKELV, from the coding sequence ATGTATTTACACGGCACAAGCCGAATCAATGGGCAAGGACACTTAGAAATTGGAGGGTGCGATACGACGCAGCTAGCAAAACAATACGGAACACCACTTTATGTATACGATGAAGAGTCTATTCGAGGGAAATGTCGTGCGTTTCATCGTGCTTTTAAAGAAAGTGGTTTCTCTTATCAAGTAGCATATGCAAGCAAGGCGTTCTTGTGCATGGAGATGTGCCGAGTAGCTCGTGAAGAGAACATGTCATTAGATGTTGTTTCGGGTGGGGAATTATATACTGCGCTCCAAGCAGGATTTCCAGCATCACGTATTCATTTTCATGGAAACAATAAAACAGAAGAAGAGATAGTGATGGCTCTTCAGGCGAATATCGGTTGTTTTGTAGTAGATAATTTCTTGGAATTAGAAGTTTTACACGATTTAGCAATGCAACATGGGAAATTTGTAAACATATTAATTCGTGTAACGCCTGGAGTAGAGGCGCACACACATGAATATATTACGACAGGCCAAGAGGATTCAAAATTTGGATTTGGCGTTTCAAATGGTCAAGCGATGCAGGCAATTGGGCTTGCTTTACAAAAATCAAATTATAATGTGTTAGGGATTCATTCACATATCGGATCACAAATATTTGAAACGGCTGGTTTTGTTCGAGCGATTGAAGTTCTTCGTAAATTTTTGGAAGAGGTGAGAGAGCAAACGAACTATGTAGTAAAAGTATTAAATGTAGGCGGAGGATTTGGAATACGCTATACAGAGTCAGATACACCATTAACTCTTGAGACATATGTGCGAGCTGTAACAAGTGCAGTGAGAGAACAATTTACAGTATGTGAATATCCATTGCCAGAAATATGGGTTGAACCAGGCCGTAGTATTGTAGGTGATGCGGGAACGACAATTTATACAGTTGGATCTGTGAAAGAAATTCCTGGCATTCGGAAATATGTATCCGTCGATGGTGGAATGACAGATAACTTAAGACCGGCTTTATATAGCGCTCGTTACGAAGCGATGTTAGCGAATCGAGGAAATGATGAGAATGAGGAACTCGTTTCAATTGCTGGGAAATGCTGTGAGAGTGGAGATATGCTAATTTGGGATATTAATCTACCGAAAGTTGCTTCTTCTGATTTACTAGCAATTTCTTGTACGGGAGCATATGGGTACTCGATGGCGAATAATTATAATCGAATTCGGAGACCAGCCGTCGTCTTTGCGAAAGGTGGCACATCGCAAATTGTTGTGGAACGTGAAACGTACGAAAATATCATTGGGAACGATCGCATACGTATTAAAGAGCTTGTTTAA
- a CDS encoding YezD family protein: protein MSVREHFDEVSEKIQAMLADMKYGSITIVVQDGKVIQLEKSEKVRLK from the coding sequence GTGAGCGTACGGGAACATTTTGATGAAGTATCTGAGAAAATTCAAGCGATGCTTGCTGATATGAAATATGGTTCAATTACAATTGTGGTGCAAGATGGAAAAGTAATTCAATTAGAGAAAAGTGAAAAAGTACGTTTAAAGTGA
- a CDS encoding phosphoadenylyl-sulfate reductase, with protein sequence MLTYETWEENRVSFSEEDETKGALSVLSWAYKEYKDEIVYACSFGVEGMVLLHLINQVNPSAKVVFLDTNVHFQETYELIQKVRERFPSLNIIEKQPELTLDEQAKLHGEKLWESNPNLCCKIRKILPLEKSLTEEKAWISGLRREQSETRKHTKFINQDHRFQSIKVCPLIHWTWKEVWRYVYKHNLPYNPLHDIGYPSIGCEKCTLPVGAGGDSRDGRWTGKMKTECGLHYQ encoded by the coding sequence ATGTTGACGTATGAAACGTGGGAAGAAAATCGTGTTTCATTTTCAGAGGAAGATGAAACGAAAGGCGCGCTATCCGTATTAAGTTGGGCTTATAAAGAATATAAAGATGAAATTGTATACGCGTGTAGCTTCGGAGTGGAAGGCATGGTTTTACTGCATCTTATAAACCAAGTAAATCCATCTGCTAAAGTTGTATTTTTGGATACAAATGTTCATTTTCAAGAAACGTATGAATTAATTCAAAAAGTAAGAGAACGATTTCCTTCATTAAATATTATAGAAAAACAGCCGGAACTTACACTCGATGAACAAGCGAAGTTGCACGGTGAGAAACTATGGGAAAGCAATCCGAATCTCTGTTGTAAGATTAGGAAGATTTTGCCGTTAGAAAAATCACTTACAGAGGAAAAAGCGTGGATATCGGGCTTAAGAAGGGAACAATCAGAAACGCGTAAGCATACAAAGTTTATAAATCAAGATCATCGTTTTCAATCTATTAAAGTTTGTCCGCTTATTCATTGGACGTGGAAAGAAGTATGGCGATATGTATACAAACATAACTTGCCATACAACCCATTACATGATATTGGATATCCAAGTATCGGGTGTGAGAAGTGTACGTTACCTGTAGGTGCCGGTGGTGATTCAAGAGATGGTAGGTGGACCGGGAAAATGAAAACCGAATGCGGTCTTCATTACCAATAA